In Xenopus laevis strain J_2021 chromosome 2S, Xenopus_laevis_v10.1, whole genome shotgun sequence, a genomic segment contains:
- the pa2g4.S gene encoding proliferation-associated 2G4, 38kD, with product MSGDEEQQEQTIAEDLVVTKYKMGGDIANRVLRALVDTATAGASLLNLCEKGDAMIMEETGKIFKKEKEMKKGIAFPTSISVNNCVCHFSPLKSDQDYLLKDGDLVKIDLGVHVDGFIANVAHSFVVGASKECPVTGRKADVIKAAHLCVEAALRLVKPGNQNSQVTEAWNKISPSFKCTPIEGMLSHQLKQHVIDGEKTIIQNPTDQQKKDHEKAEFEVHEVYAVDVLISTGEGKARDAGQRTTIYKRDPTKQYGLKMKTSRAFFSEVERRFDAMPFTLRAFEDEKKARMGVVECAKHELLQPFNVLYEKEGEYVAQYKFTVLLMPNGPMRITSGPFEPDLYKSELEVQDSELKALLQSSASRKTQKKKKKKASKNAENATAEENEGTE from the exons ATGTCGGGTGACGAAGAACAGCAGGAGCAGACCATCGCGGAGGACCTGGTGGTCACCAAGTACAAGATGGGGGGCGACATTGCCAACA GGGTACTGCGTGCTCTGGTGGATACAGCAACAGCTGGGGCTTCACTCCTTAATTTGTGTGAGAAAGGTGATGCAATGATTATGGAGGAAACCGGGAAAATCTtcaaaaaggagaaggaaatgaaaAAAG GGATTGCTTTCCCAACAAGTATATCTGTAAATAATTGTGTGTGTCATTTCTCACCTCTGAAAAGTGACCAAGATTATCTGCTCAAGGATGGGGATCTTGTGAAAAT cgATCTAGGAGTTCATGTGGATGGCTTCATTGCTAATGTTGCCCACAGCTTTGTTGTTGGAGCCTCAAAG GAGTGTCCGGTGACTGGACGTAAAGCTGATGTCATCAAAGCAGCCCATCTTTGTGTAGAAGCTGCCCTGCGTCTTGTGAAACCAGGAAATCAG AACTCGCAAGTGACTGAAGCATGGAATAAAATTTCCCCATCTTTTAAATGTACTCCAATAGAAG GAATGCTTTCTCACCAGCTAAAGCAGCATGTCATTGATGGAGAAAAGACTATCATTCAGAACCCCACTGACCAGCAAAA GAAAGACCATGAAAAAGCAGAATTTGAGGTCCACGAAGTTTACGCTGTAGATGTTCTTATTAGCACTGGAGAGGGAAAG GCAAGGGATGCTGGACAGCGAACAACAATTTACAAAAGGGACCCGACTAAGCAGTATGGCTTGAAAATGAAAACCTCCCGTGCCTTTTTCAGTGAAGTTGAGAGGCGCTTTGATGCAATGCCATTCACTCTCAG AGCATTTGAGGATGAAAAGAAGGCAAGAATGGGAGTTGTGGAATGCGCCAAACACGAGCTTCTTCAACCTTTTAATGTTCTTTATGAAAAGGAGG GTGAATATGTAGCTCAGTACAAGTTCACTGTTCTCTTAATGCCCAATGGTCCTATGAGGATAACTAGCGGCCCCTTTGAACCTGATTTGTACAAATCTGAGCTTGAGGTGCAAGATTCTGAGTTGAAG GCACTTTTGCAAAGTTCAGCAAGTCggaaaacccagaaaaagaagaaaaagaag gcatcaaaaaatgctgaaaatgccACTGCTGAAGAAAATGAAGGCACTGAGTGA